A stretch of Endozoicomonas sp. SCSIO W0465 DNA encodes these proteins:
- a CDS encoding DUF4277 domain-containing protein, whose protein sequence is MLPMQCQIKNLNHPGLVAGMCWELKIAEYIDARIPNV, encoded by the coding sequence ATGCTGCCTATGCAATGCCAGATTAAGAACCTGAACCACCCTGGCCTGGTTGCTGGAATGTGTTGGGAACTAAAGATAGCTGAATATATCGATGCGCGTATACCAAATGTTTGA
- the pstS gene encoding phosphate ABC transporter substrate-binding protein PstS, which yields MTFLKSVVVSSVLAAAVFSTAASAQSINGAGASFPHPIYAKWAEEYNRETGVKINYQAIGSGGGIRQITAKTVDFGATDAPLDQQRLGDEGMIQFPMVMGAIVPVVNIPGIEPGDLKLTGNIVADIYMGKIKKWNDERITTINPDLKIPGQSIYVVHRSDGSGTTYNFTDYLSRVSETWKNDVGTNTDITWPKAATTIGANGNAGVANFVRRTRGAIGYVEYAFAKQNNLSHTQLASAEGKFLQPTMETFQAAAMNADWKNAPGFRLLLNNQPGADSWPMTAATFILMHKDQVDAGRAREIVKFFDWSYENGGEMAEALDFIPMPDSVIELVENTWKEQLTTNGNKIIQ from the coding sequence ATGACGTTCTTAAAGTCAGTTGTCGTATCCTCAGTATTAGCTGCTGCTGTTTTTTCCACAGCAGCCAGTGCACAGTCAATCAACGGTGCTGGCGCCAGCTTTCCGCACCCGATCTATGCCAAGTGGGCAGAAGAGTATAACCGGGAAACCGGCGTAAAAATTAACTACCAGGCCATCGGTTCCGGTGGCGGTATTCGCCAGATTACTGCCAAAACGGTTGATTTTGGTGCCACCGATGCGCCTCTGGATCAACAGAGACTCGGTGATGAAGGCATGATCCAGTTCCCAATGGTGATGGGTGCTATTGTGCCGGTGGTCAATATTCCGGGTATTGAACCAGGTGACCTGAAGCTGACCGGCAACATTGTCGCTGACATCTATATGGGCAAGATCAAAAAGTGGAATGACGAGCGCATAACCACCATCAATCCGGATCTGAAAATTCCGGGACAATCCATTTATGTGGTACATCGTTCAGACGGTTCCGGAACCACCTATAACTTCACGGACTACCTGAGCCGGGTGAGTGAAACCTGGAAAAACGACGTCGGCACCAACACCGATATCACCTGGCCAAAAGCAGCTACCACCATTGGCGCTAACGGCAACGCCGGTGTGGCCAACTTTGTCCGCCGCACCCGTGGCGCCATTGGCTACGTTGAGTACGCCTTTGCCAAGCAAAACAACCTGAGTCACACCCAGCTGGCCAGTGCTGAAGGCAAATTCCTGCAGCCCACCATGGAAACCTTCCAGGCGGCGGCAATGAACGCTGACTGGAAAAATGCTCCGGGTTTCCGCCTGCTGCTGAATAACCAGCCTGGTGCTGACTCCTGGCCAATGACCGCAGCGACTTTCATTCTGATGCACAAGGACCAGGTTGATGCCGGCCGTGCCAGAGAAATCGTCAAGTTCTTTGACTGGAGTTATGAAAACGGCGGTGAGATGGCCGAAGCACTGGACTTCATCCCCATGCCAGACAGCGTCATTGAACTGGTTGAAAACACCTGGAAAGAACAGCTGACCACTAACGGCAACAAGATTATCCAATAA
- the pstC gene encoding phosphate ABC transporter permease subunit PstC, whose amino-acid sequence MHSTTSALTLRPGAINGDSIFHRLSFASAVLIFLVLIGIILSLIDGGWQALAKFGPGFIFSNTWDPVGGEFGAAAAIYGTLVSSLIAIVIAIPVGLGTAIFLAELAPDWISKPVGMAIELLAAVPSIIYGMWGLFVFAPWFSEGFQFWALENLVNIPLIGPWFDGPPIGIGLLTAGIILSFMILPIITALTRDALKTVPNVVREAAYGIGATPYEVITRVLLPTIKNAAVGAGILGLGRALGETMAVAFVIGGANRIETSLFMPASSISSTIAQQFNEATNEMHIASLISLGLVLFILTFVVMGAARILLRKR is encoded by the coding sequence ATGCATTCCACTACCAGTGCTCTCACATTACGACCTGGCGCTATCAACGGCGATTCCATCTTTCATCGCCTCAGTTTTGCCAGTGCCGTGCTCATTTTCCTGGTGCTGATCGGCATCATTCTCTCTTTGATCGATGGCGGCTGGCAGGCACTTGCCAAGTTCGGCCCCGGCTTTATCTTTAGCAACACCTGGGATCCCGTCGGTGGTGAATTTGGTGCCGCTGCAGCGATATACGGTACCTTGGTTTCATCGTTGATCGCCATTGTCATCGCCATTCCCGTTGGCCTTGGCACTGCCATTTTTCTGGCCGAGCTGGCACCGGACTGGATCAGCAAGCCGGTAGGTATGGCCATCGAGCTATTGGCTGCAGTGCCCAGCATTATCTACGGCATGTGGGGCCTGTTTGTCTTCGCCCCCTGGTTCTCTGAAGGTTTCCAGTTCTGGGCACTGGAAAACCTGGTAAACATCCCACTCATCGGCCCCTGGTTTGATGGTCCCCCTATCGGCATCGGCCTGCTGACTGCCGGAATCATTCTGTCGTTTATGATCCTGCCGATCATCACCGCCCTGACCCGCGACGCCCTGAAAACCGTTCCCAATGTGGTGCGTGAAGCGGCATACGGCATTGGCGCCACACCCTATGAAGTCATTACCCGGGTACTGCTGCCTACCATCAAAAATGCCGCTGTCGGTGCCGGTATTCTGGGTCTTGGCCGGGCCCTGGGTGAAACCATGGCCGTTGCTTTTGTTATTGGCGGTGCCAACCGCATTGAGACATCACTGTTTATGCCAGCCAGCTCCATCTCCTCCACCATTGCCCAGCAGTTCAATGAGGCCACCAATGAGATGCATATTGCCTCATTGATCAGCCTGGGGCTGGTGCTCTTCATCCTGACCTTTGTGGTGATGGGTGCAGCGCGCATCCTGTTGAGAAAGCGTTAA
- the pstA gene encoding phosphate ABC transporter permease PstA: MSLRKLKNQAFIGFCVLSALFGLVVLSSVLYSLVGKGIAGMGLPIFTELTPGPGSHGGLKNAIVGSLILTTLGIVIATPLGILAGTWLSESNKSSRAAEMLRFLNGMLMSAPSILIGLFVYKMVVVTTGSFSGWAGATALAILALPIIVSTTEEMLRLVPTTLKEAGSGLGAPRWQVITKLCYRAAGPGIITGVLLAMARITGETAPLLFTALNSNYMTTDMSQPMANLPVTIYQYAMSPYQSWNELAWAGALLIATFILMINILATVLPRWLKARKATK, translated from the coding sequence ATGTCATTACGAAAACTCAAAAATCAGGCCTTTATCGGTTTCTGTGTACTGTCTGCACTGTTTGGCCTGGTTGTTTTATCCAGCGTATTGTATAGCCTGGTTGGCAAGGGTATTGCCGGCATGGGGCTACCTATTTTCACCGAGCTAACACCCGGACCGGGGAGCCATGGCGGTTTGAAGAACGCCATTGTTGGCAGTTTGATTCTTACTACTCTGGGTATTGTTATTGCCACCCCACTGGGCATTCTGGCCGGCACCTGGTTATCCGAAAGCAATAAGTCGTCCAGGGCAGCGGAGATGCTGCGCTTTCTGAACGGCATGCTGATGAGCGCACCATCAATCCTGATTGGTCTGTTTGTTTATAAAATGGTCGTGGTCACAACCGGTTCATTCTCTGGCTGGGCAGGCGCTACGGCTCTGGCCATTCTGGCACTGCCCATCATTGTCAGCACCACGGAAGAGATGCTGCGCCTGGTACCCACCACCTTAAAAGAAGCAGGCAGCGGCCTGGGAGCTCCTCGCTGGCAGGTTATTACCAAACTCTGCTATCGCGCTGCCGGTCCCGGCATTATCACCGGCGTCCTGCTGGCCATGGCCCGTATTACCGGTGAAACCGCCCCCCTGCTATTTACCGCGCTGAACAGCAACTACATGACCACGGACATGAGCCAACCCATGGCCAACCTGCCTGTGACCATTTACCAGTACGCCATGAGCCCTTATCAGTCATGGAATGAGCTGGCCTGGGCCGGCGCTCTGCTGATCGCCACTTTTATTCTGATGATTAATATTCTGGCCACCGTGTTACCTCGCTGGCTGAAAGCAAGAAAGGCTACCAAATGA
- the pstB gene encoding phosphate ABC transporter ATP-binding protein PstB: MTMNNNAHIVIEERPEHIDSIQPVCDVEMTELDSANPMPRMEVKDLNFYYNKGAEPALKNINMPIYNNRVTALIGPSGCGKSTLLRTMNRIYGLYGTQHAEGEVLLDGEDILKSNVDLNALRSKVGMVFQKPTPFPMSIYDNITFGLKMQGGMSAPQMAVRAKKALKRAHLWKEVKDKLNADASSLSGGQQQRLCIARTIALKPEVILMDEPTSALDPLATAAIEELITELREKYTIVIVTHNMQQAMRISDYTGFMYLGELMEFGPTEKIFHNADHQKTRDYIAGNFG; the protein is encoded by the coding sequence ATGACCATGAATAATAACGCGCACATTGTTATCGAGGAACGTCCTGAGCATATCGACAGTATTCAGCCAGTTTGCGACGTCGAAATGACCGAACTGGACAGTGCCAACCCGATGCCACGTATGGAAGTTAAGGATCTGAATTTTTACTACAACAAAGGTGCTGAGCCTGCGTTGAAAAACATCAACATGCCCATTTACAACAACCGGGTCACCGCACTGATCGGCCCATCCGGTTGTGGTAAATCCACACTGCTGCGCACTATGAACCGTATCTATGGCCTTTACGGTACTCAGCATGCGGAAGGTGAAGTGTTATTGGACGGTGAGGATATTCTCAAGAGCAATGTAGACTTAAACGCCTTGCGCTCCAAGGTCGGCATGGTTTTCCAGAAACCAACCCCATTCCCCATGTCCATCTATGACAACATCACGTTTGGCCTGAAAATGCAGGGCGGTATGTCAGCCCCACAAATGGCGGTGCGTGCCAAAAAAGCATTGAAACGTGCCCACCTGTGGAAAGAGGTAAAAGACAAACTGAATGCAGATGCCAGCAGCCTGTCTGGTGGACAGCAACAGCGCCTGTGCATTGCACGCACTATTGCCCTGAAGCCTGAAGTCATTCTGATGGATGAGCCAACCTCCGCACTGGACCCTCTGGCCACAGCAGCCATCGAAGAGTTGATTACCGAACTACGGGAAAAGTACACCATCGTGATTGTGACCCATAATATGCAGCAGGCGATGCGGATCTCTGATTACACGGGGTTCATGTACCTTGGTGAATTAATGGAATTCGGCCCTACCGAGAAAATCTTCCATAACGCCGACCACCAGAAGACCCGCGACTATATTGCCGGTAACTTTGGCTAA
- a CDS encoding IS66 family transposase, producing the protein MQAVANFVARTYENLASTEEVIRDALRESSVAGADETGMRAEGSLHWLHVMRDEQWTLYYLSEKRGREAMDTMGILLTFAGVLVHDHWKSYFAYAATHVLCNAHHLRELLGVVDRDSNQLALRLMKLLRLSWHYCKGFKTIGMLQMPSVVCERIEKIYDRLLQRALMKEVVYMEKQREELKRKKVKNTKAYNLFKRLTEFKAETLRFMSDFTIPFDNNGSERDVRMAKLKQKISGCFRSADGGSMFARIRSYLSSARKQGMDIYQSLHRAVRNYCNMPLLSAE; encoded by the coding sequence GTGCAGGCTGTCGCCAATTTTGTGGCCAGAACCTATGAAAATCTGGCTTCTACTGAAGAGGTTATTCGTGACGCCTTGCGGGAATCGTCTGTTGCCGGAGCCGATGAAACGGGTATGCGGGCCGAGGGCTCTTTGCACTGGCTACACGTTATGCGGGATGAACAATGGACGCTCTACTACTTGTCTGAAAAGCGAGGTCGTGAGGCCATGGACACGATGGGCATACTGCTAACATTTGCAGGCGTTCTGGTTCATGATCATTGGAAATCCTATTTTGCATATGCGGCAACTCACGTACTTTGCAATGCCCATCACCTGAGGGAGCTTTTGGGTGTTGTTGATAGGGACAGCAATCAACTGGCGTTGCGATTGATGAAGCTACTGAGGCTTTCCTGGCATTACTGCAAGGGCTTTAAGACCATAGGTATGCTACAGATGCCAAGTGTTGTCTGTGAACGAATCGAGAAGATTTATGACCGGTTGCTTCAGCGGGCTCTAATGAAAGAAGTCGTCTATATGGAGAAGCAACGAGAGGAGCTTAAGCGCAAGAAAGTCAAGAATACTAAAGCTTACAATCTCTTCAAACGACTCACTGAGTTCAAGGCTGAGACACTGCGCTTCATGTCAGATTTTACCATTCCCTTCGATAACAATGGCAGTGAGCGGGATGTTCGAATGGCCAAGTTAAAGCAGAAAATCTCAGGCTGCTTCAGGAGTGCAGACGGTGGTTCTATGTTTGCACGGATTCGCAGCTATTTGTCGTCTGCCAGAAAACAGGGAATGGACATATATCAATCACTTCATAGAGCTGTTCGGAATTACTGTAATATGCCTTTGCTCAGTGCTGAATAG
- a CDS encoding DUF6444 domain-containing protein — MIPELPATMSAEILLKENAELRMRVACLEERCRELEEKVGKNSQNSSKPPSSDGYQKPCKNSNSPDHSDDLSADKGTDPSDEKPNPKSLRQSSGNKAGGKKGHQGTCLKQVDIPDYIEYLPVKECNKCQASLLDSEPVKYIDDRCLNQGDRVNLK, encoded by the coding sequence ATGATTCCAGAACTACCCGCAACTATGTCGGCTGAGATTCTCTTGAAAGAGAATGCAGAGCTGCGGATGAGAGTTGCCTGTCTGGAAGAGCGATGTCGAGAATTGGAAGAAAAGGTTGGCAAGAACAGTCAAAACAGCAGCAAGCCGCCATCGTCTGATGGTTATCAAAAACCTTGTAAAAACAGTAATTCTCCAGATCATTCTGACGACCTTTCCGCAGATAAAGGTACCGATCCATCGGATGAAAAACCCAATCCTAAAAGTCTGAGACAGTCTTCTGGTAATAAAGCCGGTGGAAAGAAAGGGCATCAGGGCACTTGTCTTAAACAGGTCGATATCCCTGACTATATTGAGTACCTTCCGGTTAAAGAATGCAATAAATGTCAGGCGTCTCTTCTTGATAGTGAGCCGGTCAAATATATTGACGACAGGTGTTTGAACCAGGGAGACCGGGTGAATTTGAAGTAA
- the kdsA gene encoding 3-deoxy-8-phosphooctulonate synthase: MNSKIVDVSGIQVANDLPFVLFAGMNVLESRDLAMKVAEEYVRVTEKLGIPYIFKASFDKANRSSIASYRGPGIDEGLKIFQELKATFGFPVITDVHEPHQCQSVAEVVDVIQLPAFLARQTDLVEAMAKTGAAINIKKPQFLSPGQMGNITDKFREAGNDRLILCERGVNFGYDNLVVDMLGFHTMKQVSGGAPVIFDVTHSLQCRDPMGAASGGRRHQVTELARAGMAVGLAGLFLEAHPDPDNARCDGPSALRLSMLEPFLAQMKALDELVKSFKDLDTH; this comes from the coding sequence GTGAACAGCAAAATTGTTGATGTTAGTGGAATTCAGGTCGCTAATGATCTGCCGTTTGTCCTGTTTGCCGGGATGAACGTGCTGGAATCAAGAGATCTGGCCATGAAAGTGGCGGAAGAGTATGTACGGGTTACCGAAAAACTCGGTATACCTTATATTTTCAAGGCTTCTTTTGATAAGGCTAACCGTTCGTCAATCGCCTCCTATCGAGGTCCGGGAATTGATGAAGGGTTGAAAATTTTTCAGGAACTGAAAGCGACTTTTGGCTTTCCGGTGATTACCGATGTCCATGAGCCTCATCAGTGCCAGTCTGTGGCTGAAGTGGTGGATGTGATTCAGCTGCCAGCGTTTCTGGCCCGCCAGACTGACCTGGTGGAAGCCATGGCAAAAACCGGTGCTGCCATTAACATCAAGAAGCCTCAGTTTCTCAGCCCCGGCCAGATGGGGAATATCACGGACAAATTCCGTGAAGCGGGTAATGACCGTTTGATTCTCTGCGAGCGTGGTGTGAACTTTGGTTATGACAACCTGGTAGTCGATATGCTGGGTTTTCATACCATGAAGCAGGTGAGTGGCGGTGCACCGGTTATCTTCGATGTGACCCACTCTTTGCAGTGTCGTGACCCCATGGGTGCTGCCTCCGGTGGTCGTCGTCATCAGGTGACTGAACTGGCCCGCGCCGGTATGGCAGTGGGGCTGGCAGGGTTGTTCCTGGAAGCGCATCCGGACCCGGACAATGCCCGCTGTGATGGTCCTTCGGCTCTGCGTTTATCCATGCTGGAACCATTCCTGGCTCAGATGAAAGCACTGGATGAGCTGGTTAAGTCCTTTAAGGACCTGGATACTCACTGA
- a CDS encoding CTP synthase has protein sequence MTRYIFVTGGVVSSLGKGIASASLAAILEARGLKVTMLKLDPYINVDPGTMSPFQHGEVFVTEDGAETDLDLGHYERFIRTTMKQGNNFTSGRIYQDVLRKERRGDYLGGTVQVIPHITDEIKRRVVNGAGDADIALVEVGGTVGDIESQPFLEAIRQLKVELGSQRAMLMHLTLVPYIKTAGETKTKPTQHSVKELRSIGLQPDILVCRSEHYIDASARRKIALFTNVEERAVISLEDADSIYKIPRMLHEQGLDQIIVDRFSLGCQEADLSEWDDVVDREFNYSEEITIAMVGKYMELLDAYKSLIEAIKHAGLKTRTKVNIRYIDSETIEQDGLSVLEGVSAILVPGGFGHRGVEGKIETVRYARENRIPFLGICLGMQVAVIEYARHVAGLEGANSTEFDRQTAHPVVGLITEWIDADGMVEQRDEGSDLGGTMRLGAQNCSLVAGTHSREAYGRDVITERHRHRYEVNNHYVETLEDAGLVIAGRSEDDAKVSSLVEIVEIPDHPWFVACQFHPEFTSTPRDGHGLFSAFINAAQAFKHASH, from the coding sequence ATGACGCGTTATATTTTCGTCACCGGCGGTGTTGTTTCCTCGTTAGGTAAAGGCATCGCATCGGCATCTCTCGCCGCCATTCTTGAGGCCCGTGGTCTCAAGGTGACGATGCTCAAGTTGGACCCTTACATCAACGTTGATCCGGGTACCATGAGCCCTTTCCAGCATGGCGAGGTTTTCGTTACTGAGGATGGTGCAGAGACTGACCTGGACCTGGGCCATTATGAGCGTTTTATCCGTACCACCATGAAACAGGGTAATAACTTTACCTCTGGCCGGATTTACCAGGACGTTCTGCGTAAAGAGCGCCGTGGCGACTATCTGGGGGGAACTGTACAGGTGATTCCGCACATCACTGATGAGATCAAGCGCCGGGTGGTTAACGGTGCTGGTGATGCGGACATTGCCCTGGTTGAAGTGGGTGGTACGGTCGGGGATATAGAATCCCAGCCATTTCTGGAAGCCATTCGCCAGCTGAAGGTAGAACTCGGCTCTCAACGTGCCATGCTGATGCACCTGACGCTGGTGCCTTACATCAAAACAGCCGGTGAAACCAAAACCAAGCCAACCCAGCACTCAGTTAAAGAGCTGCGTTCGATTGGCCTTCAGCCAGATATTCTGGTGTGTCGCAGCGAGCATTACATTGATGCCTCTGCCCGCCGCAAGATTGCACTGTTTACCAACGTAGAAGAGCGTGCAGTTATCTCTCTGGAAGATGCTGACAGTATCTATAAAATTCCAAGGATGTTGCACGAGCAGGGACTGGATCAGATCATTGTGGATCGCTTCAGTCTGGGCTGTCAGGAAGCTGATCTGTCTGAGTGGGACGATGTGGTGGATCGTGAGTTTAACTACTCCGAAGAGATCACCATCGCCATGGTCGGCAAGTACATGGAGCTGCTGGATGCCTATAAGTCGCTGATTGAGGCGATCAAACACGCTGGCCTGAAAACCCGTACCAAGGTCAATATTCGTTATATCGACTCTGAAACTATTGAACAGGATGGACTGTCTGTTCTTGAAGGCGTTTCCGCCATTCTGGTTCCGGGTGGCTTTGGTCACCGTGGAGTTGAAGGTAAAATTGAGACCGTACGCTATGCCCGTGAGAACAGGATTCCTTTCCTGGGTATCTGTCTTGGCATGCAGGTGGCTGTCATTGAATACGCTCGACACGTTGCTGGTCTGGAAGGGGCAAACAGTACTGAGTTTGATCGTCAGACGGCCCATCCGGTGGTCGGCCTGATCACTGAGTGGATTGACGCTGATGGCATGGTTGAACAGCGTGACGAAGGTTCTGATCTGGGTGGTACCATGCGTCTCGGTGCTCAGAACTGCAGTTTGGTTGCCGGTACTCACTCCCGTGAAGCGTATGGCCGGGATGTCATTACCGAGCGTCACCGCCACCGTTATGAAGTGAATAACCATTACGTTGAAACACTGGAAGACGCAGGTCTTGTGATTGCCGGTCGTTCAGAAGATGATGCCAAGGTGAGTAGCCTGGTAGAAATCGTTGAGATACCTGATCATCCATGGTTTGTAGCCTGTCAGTTCCATCCGGAATTTACCTCAACGCCACGTGATGGCCACGGACTGTTTTCTGCCTTTATTAATGCAGCCCAGGCTTTCAAGCACGCTTCTCACTGA